A segment of the Lampris incognitus isolate fLamInc1 chromosome 19, fLamInc1.hap2, whole genome shotgun sequence genome:
AGAAGCATGTTGGCTAGGCATTCTTTGTCTAGCTGGTTGTGGAGTTTGTTTTTACATCACATTGTTAGATAGTTTTGTTTTCTGGTCTGTGGGCTTCAGAGAAAGATGGTAGTTCTCACGTTGTAATGGTTCcgttgcagctgtctctcagGCGGTTCGATTCTGACTCACACAGGAGGAGATTCTGCCTCTCTCTTTACCGTAATAAAGTTGGTACTGCCCGTAGCCCCTCCTCTCTGATCCTGTCTCAGCCAATCCAGTACTCAGATTATCTGTGATGATTCCCTGTCGTTGATTTTTGTGTCCAGTTAAAATGAAGCATTTTGATGACCATGCCAGATTCGTCTGACATTGTGATGATAGACGTGCGATGTTCACTCAAAGATGTCATAGTGATTATTCTTGGTCATAGTCATGGATTGTGCTTATTCTTGGCCATTAACTTACTGATAAACAGAAGGACACTACCATCTGAGAATGAATGTCCTCTCTTTAAACTAACCTGCTTTCCTTGGCTATGGCAGGCTGTGGTCATAGCCTTTCAGACCTAATGAAGCATGTTGTCTGCCAACTGGCAGTACCAACCACTTATCCTCACTTGTTAATCCCTGTTTACTAACTGAAATAACAACCCACACTATCTTTTACCACACCAAGTTCCCGATCCATCATCTTCTCATTAATCAGACTGTCTTCATCTTCTTGTAGATAGCCGTTAGCTATTAGCCGTTCATCATGTTGACCATGTGCCTCTTGTTGGTAGGAGTGTGCTCCGCCGCCCAAGCAGAGCTCTCCTGACTCTGACTCCTGCCCCTCATCTCCCAAGCACCCCTCAACCGTTAGTATCCCAGCTCGCACTGATGCACACTCATCTTTTCACACATGCCCTGCACCACTTGCACGCCCTACCAGTTGTGTATTAAATGCTAATGTCTCAGCCTGAGTATAACCTATATCCCTTTCCCCCATTCCATCATCTCAACATACTCTATGCACTGCATCCACCCTTACGCCTCTCCTGCATGCCTCAGCACATCATAGCCCACTTCTAGTTACTGCGCAATTTGATAAAATTAATCTTAAATTCGCATCACTCACGTCATGTTAACCTGGTTATGTTGAAATAAGAGGGCAATTTCTACGGTCCAGTTTTAAGGCATTTTATAAAATACCACAGTGCCCTCTGCTGGAGGTATTTTGTCATAACCATACATATGCAACAACTGCTTCCAACCTTCCAAATTGTCCTATTTGCTTCTTAAACTTATGAGTTTTTGTTTTCATGTAAGCGTGCCTTGTGGCTTACTAGCTGGCCAGGTATAAATTGTTTTAGATGACTGTTTGCTGCTGCGCGATGTCTCATCACAGTCTATACATCTTCTGTCTCCTCAGCCTTCAGAGAAGTGTGGAGTTCTAAATGTCACCAAAATAACAGAAAATGGAAAGAAAGTCAGGTAGGTGCCATACTGAAGAAAATTACACCAAAGAACCCAAAAATACTTGGAAAATGTTTGATAAGATCACATCTAAATAGTTTTTAAACTATTATCGAAATGTAAAACTGATGAAATCTGAATTGTGATTTGATGAATCTGAGACAAACTTAACAAAGCTGTACTCTGTGATTTGATGAATCTGAGACAAATTTAACAAAGCTGTACTGTGTTAGCCTCAACTCCTTCACTCAGACTCTCATTTTGCAAGTGATCAGAGTCAAAGGTCACAGCTCAAGAAAGAGTCTGTTTCTGTGTGATTTCCAGGAAGAACTGGACCTCCTCATGGACCGTTCTACAGGgttcatctctgctcttcgccaaGGGTCAGGGGGGCAGCACCAGCTGGGTAAGTAGCCCTTCAGCCCCTAGATTGCCTCATTTACTGAGCTGGTTTTCTCCGTCTTATCTCTCCTTTTTCTCACTTCTTCTTTTTCTGTGGTTTTCTGGGAAATGTGTCATTTGTCATCCTCCCTTGCTTTTATCTCTCCTCTCTActgctctcatctcctctccttccctctcttcccctctccactcttcattctctccCCAAAGTCTTACTATCGTAGCAGCTCCATCCCAGAGTTGCTCCTCGCTCTGCTTAGCAACTGGAAGCGTTCAGTCAAGTCCCGCCCGGCTGTCTCCTATATGAACTGTGGGCCTGTCCAGGCTGCCACTGTATGTCCCCGTATCTCTCtgcatgtgtcccccccccccccccccccatgcctgaCTTTCACCTCACTCAGCCCTGTTCCCCCACTAATGCCTTACCAAGACTGGATGACTCAGGGGTTCGTAAGAAATGCTCGAATAAAAGAAAAACTGAGATCATCTGGTCCTGAACAAAGAATGATGTTAAACTTTTCAGCCTGCTTGATCAAAGGAGATTAAGTGTAAAGAACACATGCAAGAAGAAGTCAAATATCGCCTGGATCAagcattttttgttgtttttgtgtttgttgttgaagtgcacattacattaataaCAACTAGAATCTAACTTTGCTTTCTCCTCCCTTTGAATAGACACTGAATGTCTAGAAATCCTAACacagatgtgtgcacatgtggaaattgtttctcgttgttttctaacttgAATAGCACCCTACTTATGAACGAAAAGCCAAGATTAACTGTGGAATAACAAACTCGTCCTTGTGTTGCACAACTGAGTCTGATGCCGTTTTTCCATGACTGTTGATTGCAGAAGTTTGGCAGTAACCAGTCAAAGCCCGAGTTCACCGTTGATCTCCGTGGCGGGTCGGTGGAGTGGGCCTCAAAGGACAAGTCCAGCAAGAAGCATGTTATTGAGGTGTGCAGCATTCTCAAAATGCAGCGAATTCAATTCATTCGAATTCAGTTCGTttcacaagcaaaaaaaaaaagaaaacactcaTGTCTCAGTCTCTATGCGTGTCTCACTCATAGAAAGTTGTtggtaaagattttttttttaaagtggtcATTCTACAATGTAAAAACGATCAGAACAAGCACTGTTTGACCCTTTTGCCACCAGTTGAAGACCCGCCAAGGGACAGAACTGCTGATCCAGTCGGAGATAGACAGTGTCATCAACGACTGGTACCGTGCTCTGACAGAGACCATCAGCACACATGTAAGTGGACCTCCTGAGCCCGTATAAATCAGACTGGCATCCCCACTGCATCAGATTTTTCTATCGGGAACCATACAAACTGTACCccgtcccctctctctcctgaacaagtcagtgtgtttgAGTTGTTTTTGCTGTCTTGGAGTACATTAGGCAGCAGCTGTTCCTTTTGAAAGGGGTATTTTTCCCCTCTACGTTGCCTTGCCCAGTTGGAGCGAGGCCTTTCCAAGTCGAGTTGACCACAAGTTGTGTCTCTTTGTCCCTGTATCCAGGCCTGGGAGTCTGACGAGGCTATTGAGGAGGACATGCCTGAGTCACCAGGAGCAGAAAAACAGGACAAGGAGAAGGACCACAGGGACTCCAAGAAGAACCGGGGTGAGACAGGATTAAGAACATGTGGAAGATCGACTTTCACTTCCGCTGCTGTGACATGCGTTGCTATTTGAACTCAAGTATAAATGAAATTAAATAATTACTCTTTAACAGTACCGTAAAGCCACGCTCCTTACGTATACCTCCTCAGTCATGAAGACGTCTGTCAGTATGGACTCCTCCGACCAGAAGAAAACCAGAGTCAAGCTGAAGAAGTTCCTGACACGCAGGCCCACCTACCAGGCCGTCCGAGACAAAGGCTACATTAAAGGTATTTATTTAACCTCGGCTAGACCACAGCAAAGCACGCCACAGCACCAACTTCGTGTtctatgataataacaataatgaatttatttattcatgtatGACTTTTCAAAGTTCCAAAGTGCCGAACAACCAAAGGAAAATAAACAATTGGAACAGATTACTAAAAAAGATAACTAATGGGTGAAACAGTCCCGATCCAGTCGAAGGGAAAGACGGACAAAAATGAATAACAGATGAGGCAACATCAAGGAAACAAACAAAAGCCAAGAGTTATAGTAGTTTCTTATGATGAATGTACATTTTAGGCAGCGGTTTAAAAATGACGCTGACTTACCGGCTCTTCGTATTAATGAAGCAGGTGTGGGCTCCATGTTAGATAAATGGGTATATGgggagtccgcggtggcgtagcggtctaagcatcggcttggtgtcgatgcagttgcccactggggactggggttcgcgccccggtctcgtcagatccgactatggccggactcggtgaagcagcaatcattggcaacgctgtcttcgggaggggggcggagtcggcttgtgttcgtcatgtgaatgcgtctctgtgtgtgtcggaaaaacagtggttcggcttggattcgccttgtcacgaaagtggggaggcgtctccttcgagactgccggccggagagatgcagttggcgaacgcatgcaatacgagggtgggtgtttgaattaaaatagggatcaattggccaataaattgggagaaaaaaagggaaaaatcagaaataaattttaaaaagatAAATGGGTATATGACCAATAGGCTGTCAGTTCATATCCTGGACTGCCAGAAAAGGAATAAATTGTGCTCACCCCCCACTGGTCACCAATGCTCCTCAGTCACTGTATATAGTTCCTGTAGTTGTATTACTATATACTCAATTTTGATTTAGTGGTAAAGCACAAATGCAATGTAAGACAGTGCTGGAAAAGCACATAATGGACAGTTAACATTTACTGGATGAATAAAGCACAGAATTaatatatttattttgtttggctggttgattagttttgttttgtttttttaattgcatCTCAGATCAGGTGTTTGGCTGCAGTCTGACCAGTCTATGCCAGAGGGAGAACACCTCAGTGCCCAACTTTGTCAGGATGTGTATCGACCATGTGGAGAACACAGGTACGAGCGGCGGCCCTCTCAGTATACCTGTCGTGACCATGAGCAGTTCAATGGCACTACAATAACAGGAAAACATGGTGATCTGTacaaaactgccccccccccccaccaaaaaagaaTCACATCGTATGATACAGAAAAGGAACCCTGCTGCCCTGAGACGTTCCCTCCATATCTAACTCCTTCACTGACATGCACTACCCATCCCCAAACACCCCCTCATATTTTTCCTCTCCCATGTAGGTCTCAATATTGATGGCCTGTACAGAGTGAGCGGGAACCTGGCGGTAATACAGAAGCTTCGCTTTGCTGTGAATCACGGTAGGGCTCCTGCATCCCTCTGCTCATATCCTGTCCGCTGTCTGCAGATATGCCAAAtaaacccaacacacacacacacacacagagcagggcCTTTTGTCAGGCCATCATCACATCATATCTTTAGATACACACCCCTCTGCCACATGTACTTCCTCTGCCATATTGCTTTACAGGAATCATAGTAGTAGACACTCAAATTAAATCTTCTAttgcttcctcctctctcttgtcCATTTCTCTTTCGTtctacttttctttttcttttttttttatacaaattttgtgatctccctctccatctctctcgtcCTCTGTCAGATGAGAAGCTTGATTTGGATGACAGTAAGTGGGAGGACATTCATGTGACCACGGGGGCTCTCAAGATGTTCTTCAGGGAGCTCCCCGAGCCTCTCTTCACATACGGCTCCTTCAACGACTTTGTCAACGCCATCAGTGAGTAGTTAGTTGGAAAGACAAATGTTCAAATACTTCAGTATTTAGCACCACTGGCTGCATGGTGCTCTGGCAGTGTATCTCATGTACACATAAGATACACTGCCATATACACATACACTTTCAATACAGAGTTATATAAAAGCACTGATAACCGAAGGTGGGATATAACCTTTcatcgccctgtgatggcctgacggcctgtccagggtgtcccccccgcctgccgcccaatgattgctgggataggctccagcatccccgtgaccctgagagcaggctaagcggttcggataatggaatggaatgttcAGACGTCTGGATGCATTGTTGTTACCAATGCATCCACTAGATGGCACTCAGCCTATTTACATAAATGTTGAACCTTTCTCGTTCTCCTCTTCCTCAGAATGTTCTGACTACAAGCAACGAGTGAATTCAATAAAAGACTTAATCAAGCAGCTGCCAAAACCCAACCATGACACCATGCAAGTCCTCTTCAAACATCTCCGCCGGTAAGTAAGCTATAAATGTTGCTTTTCCACTCAGGCCTCTGGGTCGCAGTGACTAACACTCATTCACAGTAGTGCAGGTGTCTGCTTATGATTTACTCTACTTAAAGGTTCTGCGGTGGCTTTTGTATTAATTTCATTGAGTCTGAGCTAACGAGCTATGTTGACAATGTAATCCATTGCGTCAAATTAAATCCTGTCAATCTCAAAAATCTGAGGTCCAAGGCTTTCATTTAACAGATACACTAACTCCTGTTTTCTCAGTCATTACCGGGTTTGTTGTTACTGCACGTACCTGCCTCATGTAACTTCGGTTTGACTCACACTCCTGCCTTCCGCTTCCTCTTTGTTTATGTACTCTCAAATTAATTCGCCTCTGGGCGAGCTGAAACTGTAGCTAGGTTTTAAGGTGTATTCTTAGCCCACTGGAGCTAGGAGCAATATCATACGTTCACAATGACATTTGCCTTGGTTTCCAATTTGCATTTATATGGCACAATGTTTGCAGTAATTCAATACCTATGAAGTGGTGTTTCTTCAGGAAATATATAGCGTGACATTCAGTGTGTGGAGGGCTACGTATATCAGCAGGATTTAATCGCCTTTTTCCCATGAATATGTTATTGTTTGGTGCATATGCATGCAAGAATGAGGATTCTATTTAAGAGTGATATTGTGCTTTTTcgcccctgggctttcaacaTTGTTATAATGTACACGTGGGGAGGCTTGCCTTACTAATCGATCTCAAGCCCTCAAGATGTTATGTGTGTAAAGCGAGCTGGAATCCTTTTAATGCCGCCCCCCCATGACACCCTGAAGGTGCACTGAAATCGAAGGCTTGCCGAGCAAAATCAAACAGCAAAATCTCAGTCAAAGCCATTTGTGTCATATTGCCACTGGAAGAGTCTTTATGACTGACTTCCGTCTTTCCATCTTCCTCCACCCTGCAGAGTGATTGACCACGGGGAGGCCAACCGCATGACTACCCAGAGTGTGGCCATCGTGTTCGGGCCCACCCTGCTTCGGCCCGAGACGGAGACGGGCAACATTGCAGTCCACATGGTCTACCAGAACCAGATTGTGGAGCTCATACTGCTCGAGTATGAGGGCATATTCGGAAGGTAGAGGCATCTGCCTGGGAAGAGGAGGGCTGGCTTTTGCAAACATGGActtctatttcttttctttttttctcctttaaatATGGCTGAACTGAACATTGCTGTGGACCAAGCAGTTGAGAGAGAAAAATGTAATTATGTTCATTTATTAATAAGATGAAATTAAAGAAAGCTAATACACATTAAGACTTTGCACTTAAAAAACATTTGGgaactgaattaaaaaaaatgtacagaTTTCACACTTTCTTTTTGGTTGCCATTCCTGCCGCAAGTAGTGGGCTGGACTGTTGACCTTAGGAACTTGTGAGTGCTTTTCTGACTGGATGACAGACAGTATTGCCGTGATGACGGAGTTCGGAGTGGTGCAGTGacagtctgtgtgtgcgtgtgtgtgcgtgtgtgtgtgtgtgtgtgtgtgtgtgtgtgtgtgtgtgtgtgtgtgtgtgtgtgtgagttggtgGATTTCAATTTTCACGTTTTTGACATACACTGGATCCCTCTGGCCAGTAATAAGAGTTTCAAAGTaagcctggaaaaaaaaaacccacgacTCGGGTGGCGAGAAAAGCCTCACAGGACTTGATAACGGAAATGGGAGCGGGAGTGCATATTCCCTTGTATTACAGGCCGAACCGGGCCTAGTGCACAACAGGACCCTTCACCTCGTCGAAGGAATAAGCTGAAACTGAACTGAATTAGGTATCTGTGTCGTGGGGCGTCGACTGTTCTGTTTACTTCTGTGTCTGTACAATGTGAGCCCTCCGTGGTATGGATCGGGGAATAAAGATCAGTATTATGTTGTTGAACTGTCCTTTAATCTCAAGACTAGATTGAAAGAAAAGCACTTGGATGAACTGGAACACAGTGTGATTGAGcaaattgtgtgcgtgtgtgtcctcgTCCTCACCGGAACAGGaactgccccccctcctcccatacacacacaatctTACTGTTGGTAACCAACCATGCTAACCCTGTGACTCCATCGCTCTGTTTATCCCATGACTGGAACGAGGGAAGACAaaacctgtttgtttgtttgtttgcttgtttgtttgagcGAATAAAAGAGTCCCCCCGTTTTCTCACTGTGTACAGGTGTGTGCTGTATAGTCTaatgtgcttcttcttcttttcttttctttttttggtaaaTTTCTGTTTAGTGATGGGCCATTGTCAGTGTAAATGTATCGCGTCAAATCCGGTTAAGTGTTTGATTTTGTCAGGGGGGGCAAGGCAATGCCCTGCCCCGTCACTCCTacctcccacccccacctcccctctTTCCCAGAGATCTTTGCGTTGATGGGGAAACAGGAAATggagaaagagaaggtttctggGAATTGCAGTCTGGACATTACCATGTCAGGTCAGCTGTCCGTTACCCTCGTGTTCCTCACCTGATGATTCTCTTCCTCATGTAAGCTAATTATGAAGCATAGTGAAGGGGAATGGTACTTACAACTCTATCATTTCAAGGATGGGAGTTGGAACGGGCGTTAAATGCAAGCAGGAGCCTTTAAAAACGTTGAGAGCATATGTACAAAGAAAGTTATTAATTGTCCAAATGTGTTatagtgtttgtatgtatgtatgctttGACGGTGAACCAGTGAAATATGAGTAAATCTGAATTAAAACATTACACAATTgtgggaggaaaaaaacaaaacatgatcaatttttttttttttttggggagaaGTATCTGGGATTCATCCGCATGGTCAGCTGCACATTTTGAATGTAATTTTCAGGCTAACTGCTGTTTGTGACATTGCAATGTCtaataaagaaaaaacaacatgtgTAGACTGAGCCGCTTTTTCTTGCACAGTGCTCCGTCACCCTGAGTCGTCCATACATACTACATGCACATGTACTAGAGACGGACCAACCTTCACCACGGGTAGGGAGCGATGGAGGGAGCGGAGTGTGCTGTTTAACCTTCAATCAACTTGAAATCTTCCCCCTTTCCCTCATCTTTATTTATATTAGTGAACCCATCCACTCACTAGTAATGTCGGCCATTAAACTGAGCGGTTAAGCTTTCATATCTCAATCAATTATTTCCCCCTACCTGTTAATCACTAGATGTGTAGCGGTATATTTCTTTTTTAGGTACACCAAAGCCCCCTACTGCTCTGTTTGAATTAATTTGATTTCCTCTTTCTCAGAAAGCAGGTGTGTCATTTGTGCTAAGGTCAACATGGCTTCAGCCCTGAAGGCTGTGGATTAATTGATGTCTAATTAGGTAATTGCCATGGTGCCAGTTTTAATTAGGGAGCGTTAAGGCACAGCGAGCACTAAACAAAGCTGCTCGCTGTGCCCAAACTGAGTCACATTGACTGAAAAGGCTCCATTTTGTGTCCCCCTTattttggcgtgtgtgtgtgtgtgtgtaggtctgtGTTGGTAGGCTGATGCGCATTCTGCCTCGCCATCATATGCAAATGAGGATAAATGGGGAAGAGGCACAAGGATGTCACCAGAATCTATCTGGTGTCTGACGGTCTGCTTCAGTGTGTCTTTAACGACCATGTGTGAACAGGGACAGACCAAGCCCTTTTTAGGGCCCAAAGCagaattgaccccccccccccacttccccgcTTAATGCTTATGTGTGCCCACTTCCTAAACGTGATCACAGCCAGTCTGTACTTTGAAGACCGTTTTAACAGGTCCCCTCCTGCCTCTGTGATGATTTACTGCAGCGGGTTCGAGTTGTGCCTTGGCGTTGGCTCTGTTTTGACAGGATAGACCACCTCGGATTGGAAATACATGTCGGAGGTAGGTAGCACTGAATCATGTGCCCCGTTGGAAACCACAGGCCGTTAAaaaactgagagacagagaggggaggccCCCAGATTTTCCAAATGAGAAAACAATTAGATCATTTCTATAATTCACGGGGGCGACCACAGCACAGGCCCGGGGAGGCCCTCGGGTGTTTGAAGTGCTCCATATGCTGGCTGTGGTTTCGGGCTGATCTGTGCTGGCCTGTTCTGTCCCGTGGAGGCTGAGGTGTGGGCAGGTAATGTGAACAAGCCATTATGGAGCATAAATGATTTATGGGACTTGAGCACCCTCCTCGCTCCCCCCTTTACTTTGCAGGTGGGCTGTCAGCAGAGAGCAGTgtggtcagggtttttttttttcttcttcttcttcaacccCTACGCGGTGGTAAAGGTCTCTACTTTTCCCTGTGCTTATTTCATCACACCTCAGCTAAGGAATGCCTATCTGCCCAAATGGTGGGGACAGAATTTTATATCAGTTTGGACTAATATCCAACACTgcaattttgtttttttccaagaCCCGTGTGATCGAGTCTCTCGACTTCACGTAAGCCCCCAATGGCCCTAGATTCAATTCTGCTGCAGCTTTCCCTGCCGTGCCGTCTCACCTACTGTGTCTCTCCCTTTCCACTTTTCCTTACTGTCTCAATGCACAATAAAATACTCCGGGTGCACGAACCAGCACGcgttgttatatgtatgcatcAATTTTTAAAATCTCATTAGAGTTTTCTTGCCTTGCTCCAAAACAAAATTAGAATCGAATCGTGCTCTCGTTTATTTGGAAGTGTGGCACCGAACAGTATATAACCTGATAGGTTTTGACCACCACCAAATTCCCCAGCATTTGTTTGAGAAGGTATTAAAACCATTTGCATATGTGGGAGGCTGCACGGGATATTTCATTTGACAGGTTAACTGCTTTTATTGCCTAATATATAACGGCAACCAGTACGCAGTGGCTGTATTTTCCCTCTAGCTGAGCAGCTAGTCTGACAGTTACGAGGACTGATGTGGCTTTGGCCCCCGTGCATCCATCTCACCGATGTTAGCCCTGCTGCTAGCATGCGAGAGAGTGATGGTGCGGCTATAGCGTTGACCTTCTGTTGGTTTCTAATGGCATTACACAACCAGGCCCCGCTACCAGCTGTCTCTCACATATGGGAGCAGGGCTGATGTTTGGTCAACACACAGCCGACAGACGCAGGGGCCACATTTACAAAAAGGCCCACACTGCTCAGCGGGGCCATTTACTGTGGAATTGACCGAGAGTCATTACTGGTCATTGTGTGAGCTTTTTTGGCCCCGTGAATTCTGTCATAATCCATCATATTGGTTTGTCTGGACACGGTTTGGACGGTCTCCCGTGCAGTCTTTTAAAACTGTAATGCCCTCCAAACCTGCCCATAACATCGTCGATGTCTGCTAGTTAGCGACGCTTGAGTTAATTTTAGGAGGTGGTGAAATTTAGTCGTTTCAGCTTCACGCGGGAGCCAGCTTGCTTTCTTGCAAACATCTATCTGCGTAAACAAAGATTGAGTGAGCACTTACAAGTCTGGAGTCCTCTGGTGAGAACCAGTTCTGTTCCAGAAATAACTCATTTGCCGGGGTGCTTACCTCAAAGCCATCCTTTTTGTAAATGTGCTG
Coding sequences within it:
- the arhgap12b gene encoding rho GTPase-activating protein 12b, which codes for MADREGLPIAPGQVYIEVEYDYEYKAKDKMVTIRQGECYMLVRKTNEDWWQVRKEEGTKPFYVPAQYVREVRRALMPPQKPPTKAKPTVLDICRVSNENLNRPQQEMTSFGRPSPSSTPSPSSDRVTPPVLPKDANQNLGSPHHCKVVAELVLLHNNNNHHHAINSTLPRTRADSPPLKVGNNHSKSPDGEKTPPSGEGSNKLRNDSESGDDLSSSSTEQMQTTSPTGQGRSDSPVYTNLQELKISQSSLPPVPSSSPLHILGDWETHKDLSGRHFYYNRATGERTWKPPRTRDASGSTSSSIRGDPPCTADTEPLSSEENCHSTHSSQSDSQYGSPPRGWSEELDEHGHTLYVSEYTQEKWIKHVDEQGRPYYYSADGSRSEWELPKYNISPQSNEVPKSRSLERKHQDPIVLTKWRHSTYVLDLNDKECAPPPKQSSPDSDSCPSSPKHPSTPSEKCGVLNVTKITENGKKVRKNWTSSWTVLQGSSLLFAKGQGGSTSWSYYRSSSIPELLLALLSNWKRSVKSRPAVSYMNCGPVQAATKFGSNQSKPEFTVDLRGGSVEWASKDKSSKKHVIELKTRQGTELLIQSEIDSVINDWYRALTETISTHAWESDEAIEEDMPESPGAEKQDKEKDHRDSKKNRVMKTSVSMDSSDQKKTRVKLKKFLTRRPTYQAVRDKGYIKDQVFGCSLTSLCQRENTSVPNFVRMCIDHVENTGLNIDGLYRVSGNLAVIQKLRFAVNHDEKLDLDDSKWEDIHVTTGALKMFFRELPEPLFTYGSFNDFVNAIKCSDYKQRVNSIKDLIKQLPKPNHDTMQVLFKHLRRVIDHGEANRMTTQSVAIVFGPTLLRPETETGNIAVHMVYQNQIVELILLEYEGIFGR